Proteins co-encoded in one Acinetobacter lwoffii genomic window:
- a CDS encoding response regulator: MPEQNESASSMTNVLIIDDENQIRKFLDIALRAQGYKTLLAENGQKGLELLALQGADLVILDLGLPDLDGYEVLSELRTWSHVPVIVLSVRANEEEKVKLLDAGANDYVTKPFSVQELMARIRVLLRQHQHSTVDTAIFDDGVLKIDFSKRQVFLNQQLLSLTRKEYQLLNLLAKNKGQLITQPQILKELWGPTHQEDTHYLRILVAKLRVKLNDNAVQPKYIITEPGVGLRFLKIY; this comes from the coding sequence ATGCCAGAACAGAATGAATCAGCCAGCTCCATGACCAATGTCTTGATTATTGATGATGAAAATCAGATTCGAAAATTCTTGGATATAGCACTCAGAGCGCAAGGCTATAAAACCCTTTTGGCTGAAAATGGCCAAAAGGGTTTGGAACTCCTAGCTTTGCAAGGCGCAGATTTAGTGATCCTCGATTTGGGTTTGCCAGATTTGGATGGTTATGAGGTTTTGTCTGAGCTTCGCACATGGTCGCACGTTCCAGTGATAGTGCTGTCTGTGCGGGCAAATGAAGAAGAAAAAGTGAAGCTTCTGGATGCTGGCGCAAATGATTATGTGACCAAGCCGTTTAGTGTTCAGGAGCTGATGGCGCGCATTCGTGTACTGCTTAGGCAGCATCAGCATAGTACTGTTGATACGGCAATTTTTGATGATGGCGTATTAAAAATCGATTTTTCCAAACGGCAGGTTTTTTTAAATCAACAATTGCTCTCCTTAACACGCAAAGAATATCAGCTGCTGAATTTATTGGCGAAAAATAAAGGCCAATTGATTACCCAGCCGCAAATACTGAAAGAGCTGTGGGGGCCAACGCACCAAGAAGATACGCATTATTTAAGGATTCTGGTTGCTAAATTAAGAGTGAAGTTAAATGATAATGCTGTGCAGCCTAAATATATTATTACTGAACCGGGAGTGGGTTTGCGATTTTTGAAGATTTATTAA
- a CDS encoding sensor histidine kinase has product MTDPRTNKADVLLQHTQRYQSGRLTIFLGAAPGVGKTFAMLVRAHELALQGINIVIGYVETHGRRETENLISGLDIIPRKVIEYQGQHLEEMNLDAVLEKKPSIVLVDEFAHTNMPGSRHEKRWQDINELLDAGIDVFTTMNIQHLESLNDVVYQITGIRVTETVPDRVFERIRDIRLIDLPVNELLERLNQGKVYVPEQAEQALQRFFNSSNLTALRELAMQTVANYVDNDVRENFAIQGLAQIPLKNHVLIMIDGKGHSEALVRTGCRIAEHRAAKWTVVAFSHDTQIMNKQENSQSREIERALNLTRQMGGMTEVLHGQQHAKTLFDYVMDRGISTLVLAQAAPQKFSLNLRLNLIDQLLQYRPSFELSIVPIIAENKHLSFFTQRAFLSLREIQYVLATTVISIVIASLGEKYLGIEDLSVIFITAVVFVASKTRMLAAAFSAILFFLAYNFFFISPQFTFQISAHQGIVTVIAFLGAALISSRLASRLKEQVTALKTANSYNSIMQDLGQKLSTALDLAQIKEIAEHSLSKNLNADVWLYFPDTAATQASSTIMSNKEKISADWTFKNHQPSGRFTQTLTENEWWFLPLLASKQCLGVVGLKLKDVQAVINTEQKQLAELMVEYLAQAIFRTQLTKALEIANVNSETEKLRSALLSSVSHDLRSPLASMIGAADTLSTYRHSMNENDQDSLLEAIHLEGERLDRYIQNLLDMTRLGHEGLSLKRDWIGVDELIGSAVRRLNRYMPDALVEVHAPQESLSLFVHAALIEQAIFNVLENAAKFSPENKAVMIEVQQVNENEIEIAITDKGQGIPEGERERIFDMFYTMQRGDRGQYGTGLGLTIVKAIVGAHMGKIMASSGKNNQGTCIRIQLPIQQIT; this is encoded by the coding sequence ATGACTGATCCACGAACCAATAAAGCCGATGTTTTGCTGCAACATACACAGCGTTATCAGTCTGGGCGGCTGACGATTTTTTTAGGCGCAGCTCCGGGCGTGGGAAAGACCTTTGCCATGCTGGTTCGTGCGCATGAACTGGCGCTGCAGGGTATTAATATCGTCATTGGCTATGTAGAAACGCATGGCCGTAGAGAAACTGAAAATTTAATTTCTGGTTTAGATATAATTCCGCGCAAGGTTATTGAATATCAAGGGCAGCATCTGGAGGAAATGAATCTAGATGCCGTTTTGGAAAAAAAGCCCAGTATTGTTTTGGTGGATGAATTTGCCCACACTAATATGCCCGGCAGCCGTCATGAAAAACGCTGGCAAGACATCAATGAATTATTAGATGCTGGTATTGATGTTTTTACCACCATGAACATTCAGCATTTGGAAAGTTTGAATGATGTGGTATATCAAATCACTGGGATTCGTGTCACTGAAACCGTGCCAGACCGGGTGTTCGAACGGATTAGAGATATCCGCTTAATTGATTTGCCTGTGAATGAGCTGTTGGAGCGCTTAAACCAAGGGAAGGTTTATGTGCCTGAGCAGGCGGAACAGGCCTTACAGCGATTTTTCAACAGCTCCAACTTAACGGCACTGCGTGAACTGGCAATGCAAACCGTTGCCAATTATGTTGATAATGATGTACGCGAAAATTTCGCCATTCAAGGGCTTGCTCAAATCCCCTTAAAAAATCATGTCTTAATTATGATTGATGGCAAAGGGCATTCTGAAGCTTTAGTTCGGACTGGATGCCGTATTGCCGAGCATCGTGCGGCAAAATGGACGGTTGTTGCTTTTTCTCATGATACGCAAATCATGAATAAACAGGAAAACTCGCAAAGCCGTGAAATTGAACGGGCTTTAAACTTAACGCGTCAAATGGGCGGAATGACAGAAGTCCTTCACGGCCAGCAACATGCTAAAACTTTATTTGATTATGTGATGGACCGCGGCATTTCAACCTTGGTTTTAGCACAAGCGGCTCCGCAAAAGTTTTCGCTGAATTTAAGGCTCAATTTGATTGATCAATTACTGCAATACCGGCCCAGTTTTGAACTCAGTATTGTGCCGATTATTGCAGAGAATAAGCATCTGTCCTTTTTCACTCAAAGGGCATTCTTGTCGCTGAGAGAAATACAGTACGTACTAGCCACCACGGTCATCAGCATTGTGATTGCAAGCTTAGGGGAAAAGTATTTAGGGATTGAAGATCTTTCGGTGATTTTTATCACCGCTGTGGTTTTTGTGGCATCAAAAACACGGATGCTGGCTGCAGCTTTTTCAGCCATCCTATTCTTTCTAGCTTATAATTTTTTCTTTATTTCCCCGCAATTTACATTTCAGATTTCTGCACATCAGGGGATTGTCACCGTGATTGCATTTTTGGGCGCGGCTTTAATTTCGAGCCGATTAGCGTCACGTTTGAAAGAGCAGGTGACTGCACTCAAAACGGCGAACAGTTATAACAGCATTATGCAGGATTTAGGGCAGAAGCTGTCCACAGCATTAGATTTGGCACAAATCAAGGAGATTGCTGAACATAGCCTGAGTAAAAATCTCAATGCAGATGTCTGGCTGTATTTCCCAGATACTGCAGCAACTCAAGCATCATCCACTATCATGAGTAATAAAGAAAAAATTTCAGCCGATTGGACATTCAAAAACCATCAACCGTCCGGTCGCTTTACCCAAACCTTGACGGAAAATGAGTGGTGGTTTTTGCCCTTATTGGCTTCCAAGCAATGCTTAGGCGTGGTGGGGTTGAAACTTAAAGATGTGCAAGCAGTAATCAATACGGAGCAAAAACAGCTCGCTGAACTCATGGTAGAGTATCTTGCGCAGGCGATTTTCCGCACCCAGCTGACCAAGGCTTTGGAAATAGCCAATGTGAATTCTGAAACGGAAAAATTGCGCTCGGCATTATTATCATCCGTATCACACGATTTACGCTCGCCTTTGGCGTCGATGATTGGAGCAGCGGATACTTTGAGCACTTACCGCCATTCCATGAATGAAAATGATCAGGACAGCTTGCTGGAAGCGATTCATTTAGAGGGGGAACGTTTAGACCGCTATATTCAAAACCTACTGGATATGACCCGTTTAGGCCATGAAGGCTTAAGCTTGAAGCGGGACTGGATTGGAGTTGATGAACTGATCGGTTCAGCAGTGCGTCGTTTAAACCGTTATATGCCAGATGCATTGGTTGAAGTGCATGCGCCTCAAGAATCTTTGAGTTTATTTGTACATGCCGCCTTGATTGAACAGGCCATTTTTAATGTGCTGGAAAATGCCGCAAAATTTTCACCAGAGAATAAAGCTGTGATGATTGAGGTGCAGCAGGTGAATGAAAATGAGATCGAAATTGCCATAACTGATAAGGGGCAGGGTATCCCAGAAGGTGAGCGGGAACGCATTTTTGACATGTTTTATACCATGCAGCGCGGTGACCGCGGGCAATATGGTACAGGCTTGGGCTTGACGATTGTGAAAGCGATTGTGGGTGCGCATATGGGGAAAATCATGGCATCATCAGGCAAGAACAATCAAGGAACATGTATCCGCATACAGCTTCCTATTCAGCAAATTACTTAA
- a CDS encoding transposase family protein has protein sequence MHNLRMKYIDSNKLSDPQFKRYTGISWSTFYLMVEQLQKHVSAKDRPPKLSLEDQVLLCLSYWREYRTLFHVATSYGVSEPTASRIVRHVEDCLLRSNLFNLPKDLPEGEGIDWNVVIVDATEIPIQRPKKTEEKL, from the coding sequence GTGCATAATCTGCGGATGAAATACATCGATTCAAACAAGCTTTCTGATCCTCAGTTCAAGCGATACACAGGCATCTCATGGTCAACTTTCTATTTGATGGTTGAGCAATTGCAGAAGCATGTCTCTGCCAAAGACAGACCGCCCAAGTTAAGCCTGGAGGATCAGGTTCTGCTCTGTCTGAGCTATTGGCGGGAATACCGAACCTTATTTCACGTTGCGACGAGTTACGGGGTTTCAGAGCCCACAGCCTCAAGAATTGTCCGTCATGTTGAAGACTGCCTGCTTCGGTCCAATCTGTTTAATTTACCCAAAGATTTACCCGAGGGCGAAGGCATCGACTGGAATGTTGTGATCGTGGATGCCACGGAAATTCCAATCCAAAGGCCTAAAAAAACAGAAGAAAAGCTATAG